A DNA window from Coffea arabica cultivar ET-39 chromosome 6c, Coffea Arabica ET-39 HiFi, whole genome shotgun sequence contains the following coding sequences:
- the LOC113691683 gene encoding uncharacterized protein gives MSGGTPVGGGYMRQRHSQGYASSGDDLEDDACSRPIPSATLVPKTRTWVEVVENFLWIASAVFIIYYGDRHSNFIYLLWHDDRIRRIPLYMGMLGISLNVLFFLYTSMLAWGVRKSSEKWEISSIAALPFITVLGLISFCLFSFALWPIWSFLTLPLVFTLFMAGMVILPYLLLGTFKPQPDVLRTD, from the exons ATGTCTGGTGGAACTCCAGTTGGAGGTGGATACATGAGGCAGAGGCATAGTCAGGGATATGCATCAAGTGGTGATGATCTCGAGGATGACGCATGCTCAAGACCAATTCCTTCAGCTACCTTAGTTCCTAAAACTCGGACATGGGTTGAGGTTGTAGAGAATTTTCTTTGGATTGCATCCGcagtttttatcatttattatgGTGACAGACATTCGAATTTTATATACCTCCTTTGGCATGACGATCGCATTAGAAG GATTCCATTGTACATGGGGATGTTGGGAATCAGTTTGAATGTTCTATTTTTCTTGTATACAAGCATGTTAGCTTGGGGTGTTCGGAAGTCCAGTGAGAAGTGGGAGATTTCAAGTATAGCTGCCTTGCCATTCATTACTGTGCTTGGGCTCATTTCTTTCTGCTT GTTCTCTTTTGCATTGTGGCCAATCTGGAGTTTCTTGACCCTGCCTCTTGTG TTCACTCTATTCATGGCGGGCATGGTTATCCTGCCATATTTGCTTCTTGGGACTTTCAAGCCGCAGCCTGATGTGCTTCGCACAGATTAA